A genome region from Hippopotamus amphibius kiboko isolate mHipAmp2 chromosome 1, mHipAmp2.hap2, whole genome shotgun sequence includes the following:
- the LORICRIN gene encoding loricrin, producing MSHQTKQPTPQPPVDCGKTSGGGGGGGGGSSSCGGGGSGSGGSTKYGGGGGGGGSGCGGYSSGGGSFSGGGGSGGCGGGSGGKYSGGGGSSGGGCSSGGGSSGQQVQCQSYGGVSGGGSSGGGSGCGGGSSGGGGGSSCGGGSSGGGGGSGCGGGSSGGGSGGGKGVPVCHQTQQKQAPTWPCK from the coding sequence ATGTCTCACCAGACAAAGCAgcccactccccaacccccagtGGATTGCGGGAAAACCtccggcggcggcggtggcggcggtggCGGCTCTAGCAgttgcggcggcggcggcagcggctccGGTGGAAGCACCAAgtacggcggcggcggcggcggcggcggctccggcTGCGGAGGCTACTCCTCTGGCGGCGGCTCCTTCTCCGGGGGCGGCGGCTCTGGAGGCTGCGGAGGAGGTTCGGGTGGGAAGTACTCCGGTGGAGGCGGCTCCTCGGGCGGCGGCTGCTCCTCCGGCGGCGGCTCCTCTGGCCAGCAGGTCCAGTGCCAGAGCTACGGAGGCGTCTCTGGTGGTGGCTCCTCCGGGGGCGGCTCCGGCTGCGGCGGGGGCTCCTCCGGGGGCGGCGGTGGCTCCAGCTGCGGAGGAGGCTCCTCtgggggcggcggcggctccgGCTGCGGCGGTGGCTCCTCCGGGGGTGGCTCCGGGGGTGGCAAAGGCGTCCCGGTCTGCCACCAGACCCAGCAGAAGCAGGCGCCTACCTGGCCGTGCAAATAA